In Galactobacillus timonensis, the genomic window ACCGGAATCAACATGGGTCATGCCGGTGCGCTGGTTATAGCATTCATTACGGCAGGGCTTGCAGTTATGCTGCTCAGCCACAGAAAATAAGATTGCAGGCTTCATATTCAAAGCATGCGCATAGCGCGGATTCGGTTCCGGCTGTGCGCTTTTATTGTCCTGGCAGATATGCACTGGCATTTACTGAACAGCAAATATTCCTTTTGGTTTATACTCAAGGTAACAGGCAGCGGTTTGTCAATCATTCTGAATGAGGGAAAAGAATATGGGCGGCAAAGATAAGAAATATGAAGTGAACATAGACATCAGCGTCAATTCCATGCCGGATAATATAAAGAAAGAGATTCAGGACAACATCAATACGGTTGGCAGAGAAGAAACCGATCAGATTCTTCGGGATATCTTCAGCCAGGCAGATATTGCCAAGGATGCTGTTGACATGATCAACCCGGAGACCGTCTATGTTGCAAAGATACCAAAGAACCTGCGGAGGGACTGGCAGAAAGGTGCTCTGCACTGGATGACCAAGAAGGATACGGGTGAATCTGTAGCAGAAATCATGGGACAGGAGCCTGGTGTCAGGGCGCATGCAATAATAGAAGAAGTTGACAAGGCAAAGGCCGCAAGAAGTATGCTTCCGACGCATCTTGCTGCTTATGCACAGCATCAGGAAATCAAACAGATGGCTGAAGTGGTCAACGATGTGCGTGACCGCGTTATCGCTCTGCAAGGTATGTATTATGACAGCATGTATGGTGATTTGATAGGTGCAAGGGACACCCTGGCACAGGTTGAAGTTTCGAGCGATGCTACCCGCCATGGAATCATCAATAATCTGATTCCGAGTCTGAATGGAACCCGCGGAAGGATCATTGAAGCCCTGACCCGGCTATTGAACAACTTCCCGGAAGTGAAGGATTCGGCATTTGGCATTTCAGGCCAGATCGTCAAAGACAAGAATTTCCTGACAGAGACCTTTGAAAATTACAACAGGATTCAGGAGCTGTTCAAATGCTATCTCCTGGCAACACAGCTGCTCGGCTATGCATATGCCATGATTGAAGAGAAAGCATCCTATAAAAAGGTATTCATACCGAATGAGCAGCTTGTGCATCATCCTGCCCTAAAGAATCTGGCAAACTTCGAGATTGCACTCAATGGGAACTTCGACCAGATGTGGTATAAGAATCCGGAGAACTTTCTGGACGGCATCAGGGTCAAAGTCGATATGATTGCTTCGAAGAATGCGGTGGAAATTGAATACACCGGCAAGCAGCTCATTAATGCAATTCATCTGACAAAGGAGAAGGAACCGGAAATTGCAGCAAAGAGGAATGATCAGGAGGAAGATCATGGCGAAGAATAACGAGGAGAAAATTTCCATCAAGAAACAGTTTGTTGCTCTTGATAAAAGCATGAAAGGCGTTAAAAAAGTCGGGCCATATGCAGCGGCGGCAGGAGTCGTTGTACTGACGGCAATAGGCAACAAGGATAATACGGACGGAGGATCGAACGCCTGAAGCAAAGCAAAGCCCATCACTTGGATGGGTTTTATTGTGCCAGTTCTGGAAACTCTTTTTCCGGATTACGGTAACTTGTTTCAGATTGAGTTACAGATTCTGAACAAGAAAACTGCCTGAAAAATTGAATCTGTTTCAGATTGAATTACAGATTTCAGGCAGTTTTTCGCGTTTTGGAGTATTTTCTGTTTCAGCTTGAATTTCAGATTGTCATGTTTTTTCATGGCTGAATGGCGGTGTACAATAGCAGGCAGAGGAACAGTATGACAGACATCGAAAAGACAATCCGCCTCATTGCGGCAGACGTCGACGGTACGCTGGTCCGCGACGACCGCCTCATGACCCGTTTCACGCGCGACACGATCTGCGACCTTCACAGGCACGGCATCCTGTTCGGCATCGCTTCGGGAAGGGACTATCACCAGCTGCTGGAAGACAACCGTCTCTGGAACTTTGATTTTCCCTTTGACTTCGTCATCGGAATGAACGGCGGCCAGGTATATATTGAACGCGAAAAGAAGGCGTACGAATACTATCTTCTTTCCACCTCGACGCTGCAGAAGCTTTTGACGATGATGGCGCCGCTGGACCTCAATCCGAGCATGTACATAGATCCGCCCGATTTCATGGCCCTGCGCGTCGATGAAGGTGAAATGCAAAGCGCCGAGCGCAACCATTCCAATCTGATCATTGCAAAGGATCTCTCCGACTTCTGGCAGAAACCGCATGCCAAAGTGATGTACCGGATCAATGATCCGGAAAAGATGAATCAAGCTGTCGCCTGGGCCGATGCCCATCCATCAGATCTCTGGCATAGCGTCAAAACCCAGACGACGATGCTGGAATTCATGGATCCACATGTCAATAAAGGCATGGGCCTGCAGAAAGTATCCGAGTTGCTCAACGTCCCGCTCACCGGTATTCTTGCTGCAGGAGACATGGATAATGACGTTCCCATGTTAAAGACGGCAGGTTACAGCGTCTGTATGTGCAATGGCTGTGACGAGGGGAAAGAATCTGCCGATGCCGTTACCCGGAGGTCAAATAACGATGATGGTCTTGCGCTGTGGCTTCGAACCGCATTTCCAGATTATCTGAAATCAGACGAATAAACTAAGGCGGCGCAGACATCGGAGTGTTGATTTTCCGGTGTCCGCGCCGTCGGCTTTTTTATTCTCTTTCTATGTTTGATTACTTCTCATCGTCAGGATGCTTGGCGTTGAGATAGGCTTTGACAAAGGAATTAAGAACGACAGAGACAGGTTCATTGCGGTCGAGACAGATGCGGATCACTTCCTTGAAGCGATCGAGACTCATGACTTCGAAGCCGAGACTGCGTTTCGTGTCCGGCTTTTTATGAAAGCGTTCGACGTACTGGAAGTAAAGGTCACTCAGCTCATTGTCGATATCGCCCTCATAGAGAACCAGATCCTCGCGCTGCAGCAGTGGCTCGGGCTCCTGTTTTCCTTCTACCCTGGACGGATCGGCGTTACGATAGCCGTCCTTGAGGCCGACGACAGGGATTGAAATCGTTTCGTCCCGCGCCGAAGGGTCGACGCTCACGATGTCTTCCAGCCTGACGGATTCACGGAAGAAGCCATTGATCAGCTCCAGATTCGTGACACTGTCCACGTCCTTGCGGAAGGCGTCGTTGTTGGCCACGTAGCCTGAACGCTGACTGCCGTCTTTCAGTGTCACCGTAATGAATTCATTAATGAAGGGAAAGATATCTCGGCTGGTCATAGCTCAATCGTGCGGCTCGCCCTGATGGTCCACATGCACAATCGAAGCGTCGAGAAGTTCCCTGACTTTGGCAGCAGCCTGCTCGACTGTCAGGTCTTCGCTGGTGTCGCTTCCGCGCACCTTGAATTCAACCAGATCGTCCGCAGCCTTCTTTCCGACCGTGATGCGGTAAGGAATGCCGATCAGATCCATATCCTTGAACTTGAAGCCTGGACGCGCGTCACGATCATCGAGAATCGTATCGATGCCGTTCTTCTGCAGCGCCTGATACATCGTCTCAGCCAAAGCCGACTGCGTCTCATCCTTCGGTGCAATCAGAACGATCGCTGCCTGGTACGGTGCCATGTCAGCCGGCCATGCGATGCCGTTTTCGTCATTGTACTGTTCGACGATGGCGGCCATTGCCCGGGCCACGCCGACGCCATAGCTTCCCATCCAGACGTCCTGCAGCTGGTTGTTCTGATCCAGATACTGCAGGTTCATGGCCTTCGAATACTTGGTGCCCAGCTTGAATGTATTGCCAACCTCAATGCCATGGGCGAAGCTGATCTTTCCGCCGCACTTCGGGCAGGTATCGCCCTCCATGATATTGCGAAGATCTCCGTGCCCATCGAGCTTGAAATCCTTCAGGTTTACATTCTGATAGTGATAGTCCGTCTTGTTGGCGCCGACGACGAAGTTCTGCATATAGAGCACTTCCTCATCCGCGATGACTTCGCACTTGATGCCGATCGGGCCCGCAAAGCCGACCTTGGCACCGGTCACTTCTTCGACAGTCGCGGCATCAGCCAGCTCGACGCTCTGGGCGCCATAGAACTTCTGCAGCTTTGTTTCGTTGACTTCACGATCGCCGCGGACCATGACCGCTACCGGCCGACCGTCAATGTTATAGATCAGTGTCTTGACGAACTTCTTTGCCGGCTCATGCAGGAAATCCGTAACTTCTTCGATCGTTCCGCTGTTGGGCGTATGGACCAGGGTCAGCTCCTTTTCCTCTTCCCTGTGATCCGGCTTTTCAGGGACGCAGGGGCATACCTCGATGTTGGAAGAAAGATCATTGTTGCTGCAGAGGACGATCGTATCTTCGCCACGCGGCGAAATGGCCTGGAACTCTTCAGAAAGAAGTCCGCCCATGATGCCGGTATCGGCCTTGACGATGCGGTAGTTGAGATGCAGACGCTCCATGATGTTCTTGTAGGCGTTGTACTGTTTCAGATAGGAGGCGTCGCAGCTCTTTTCATCCACGTCGAAGGTGTACGCATCCTTCATAATGAACTCACGCGTACGGATCAGACCGAAGCGCGGACGCGGCTCATCACGGAACTTCGTCTCCAGCTGATACAGAGAGAAGGGCATGTCCTTGTAGGACTTGATCTTCATCTTGGCGGCCTGGGCGAACAGTTCCTCGTGCGTCGGACCAAGGACATAGCTCTGCTTCTTACGGTCCTTCAGAGAGAACATACTGTCACCAAAGCCTGCCCGGCGGCCCGAAGCTACGTAGATGTCTTCCGGAATGAGGGCCGGCATCAACAGTTCCTGACAGTCGGTGCGGTCCATTTCTTCGCGAAGGATTTCCTCAATGTGCTTCATGACCTTCCATCCCAGCGGCAGCATCATGTAGACGCCGGCGGAACTCTTCTTGATGTAGCCGGCACGTACGAGAAGGTTGGAAGAGACGGAATCTTCGTCCTTCGCATTCTCTTTCAGCGTATAGAAATAACTGTTTTTCAGTCTCATAAAAATTCCCCGTTTTCTGCTCGCAACAAGTATAGCATGATCGTCGCGCGGTTCTTTACTTTGCTTTGGTTTGACTTTAGAATGATGAGAAATTGAAAGAGGAGGGAGATGTTTCATGGCTACTTATTATGAGGAACCGTCGCATACATTCAGCGAATATCTGCTGGTTCCGGGCTTGACCGAAGAAGTGAATACGCCGGCAAATGTTTCACTGAAGACGCCGCTTGTCCGTTTCCGCAAGGGAGAGAAACCTTCGCTGGAACTGAATATTCCGATGGTTTCTGCGGTTATGCAGTCGGTATCTGACGATAAGCTTGCAATTGCGCTGGCAAAAGAAGGCGGCGTATCCTTCATCTACGGATCGCAGTCGATTGCGACCCAGGCAGCCATGGTCGCCCGTGTCAAGAATTATAAGGCAGGCTTCGTTCCGAGCGATTCCAATGTCCGTCCCGATACGACGATTGCCGAGATGCTCGATCTGCTTGCTAAAACAGGTCACAGCACGATGGCGGTTACCGATGATGGTACGGCAAACGGCAGGCTGCTGGGCATGCTGACGAGCCGCGACTATCGCATCGGCCATGTAAATCCGGATCAGACGGTCAGCGAATTCATGACGCCGCGCGAAAAGTTGGTTGTCGGCCATCTGGGCGATGATCTGACGGCATGCAATGACATCATCTGGGAGCACAAGCTGAATCAGCTACCAATCGTGGATGAAAACGATCATCTGCTCTATCTCGTGTTCCGTAAAGACTACGACTCTCACAAGGAATATCCGGACGAGATCCTCGACGATGAGAAGCGCTATGTCGTCGGTGCCGGCATCAATACGCGTGACTATGAGGAACGTGTACCGGCTCTGATCAAGGCGGGCGTCGATATTCTGGTCATCGACTCTTCGGACGGCTATACGGTCTGGCAGAAGAAAACGATTGACTGGATCCGTGCCAAGTACGGCAACTCGGTCAAGATCGGTGCCGGCAACGTCATCGATGAAGACGGCTTCAACTATCTGGCGGAGGCCGGTGCAGACTTCATCAAGATCGGTATCGGCGGCGGTTCCATCTGCATCACCCGTGAAACCAAGGGCATCGGCCGCGGACAGGCGACGGCTGTGCAGGCCGTAGCGAAGGCAAGAGATGAATGGTTCCGCAAGACCGGTGTCTATATTCCGATCTGCTCCGATGGCGGCATCGTCTATGACTATCACATCGTTCTGGCCCTTGCGATGGGCGCGGATTTTGTGATGCTGGGCCGCTACTTTGCACGCTTTGAAGAGGCGCCGGGCCAGAAGCTGATGGTCAACGGTTCCTATGTCAAGGAGTATTGGGGCGAAGGATCGAACCGTGCCCGCAACTGGGGCCGCTATGATCTGGGCCAGGGAAAGAAGCTGACCTTCGAAGAAGGCGTCGATTCCTATGTACCGTATGCCGGCTTCCTCAAGGACAACGTTGACATGACGACGGCCAAGATCAAGTCCACCATGTGCAACTGCGGTGCACTCACCATTCCTCAGCTGCAGCAGAAGGCGCGTCTGACGCTGGTATCGCCGACTTCGATCGTTGAAGGCGGAGCTCACGATGTCATCGTCAAGCATCATGATGAGTACAACTACAACAGCCACTGAACCCTGAAAAAAATAAAGGCGGACGGGAGGGCATCGATGATTCGATGCGCTCCGTTCGCCTTTTCCTGATCTTTTCCCGATACAGCTTCAGTGATGTCCGTAAATATTGACGATGGTTCCGTCCTTCTTCTCAACTTCGACGCAGCACTTGGTTCCAACCGCAGCGATCGCCGCAACGACGAGCGCCCATGGCGCAGCAGCTGCCATCAGAACGCCGCCGATCAGACCGGCATTGACCGGGAAGGATGCCTTCTTTTCTCCGTTGTGCCAGATATTGATCTTGGCAACGTTGCCTTCTTTTACAAGCGCCTTGATTTTCTCAACGATTTCATTTGCGAACTCATTGTTGGTTTCCATCAAAATCACCTTCCTTTTCTATGGAAATTATAGCAGTCCGGTGCAGGCAATGCGCTATACTGAGGCTGGAGACAGATTGTACACCTCATCATTAGTATTTCTTAATCGGAGGTGAATTATGGAACAAAACCTGCTTCGTATCAGCAGCCCTCTGGCTATCATTTACCGGTACCTGGTCGATCATTCCATTTCCAGCGATGATCGGCGCCGGGCCATGGGACTGTTCTCTTCGCACGCGGATGTGGCTGCCGATTTTGCCAATGAGATCGTCATGGACAGAAACCGCACCGGCATCCTGCATTCGTATCTCGACAGGATCTTCCACAAAACAGCACAGTAATCATCAGGGATCAGGCAAAACGGCGGCAGAGGATTCTCTCTCTCGCCGCTTTGATTTTCCAAGGATGTTGTTTTTGTTGTTATTGTTCTTGTTACTGTTACTGCCTGCCGCCGCTTGAAGGATCAACACTGCGCTTTGAACGCTCGTGGATGCGGAACTCATAGGAACCCGTCACTTCCAGCAGAGATCCCTCATCGAGATCAAGCTCTCCGTCCGCTACCGTCCGGATGCGGCCCTGCGCGTCACGGACCTGCAGGGTCGCAGGGCTGGAAGCGGGGCTGACAAAGTAGGTGCCGGGTCTCACATTTTTCGGCACCATATAGATGCCGGGCATCAGCGTCATCGTGTTGTCACTTGAAAGATAGATCAGGCTTGCGTGTGCCGTCTTTTCCTTCGCCACCATCAGTCTGTGCAGCGTATCCCTCATGAAGAACAGATCCGTGTGCGGCGTTTTGTAGGTATAGGAGTGTCCGCGCTCAAGAATGTGGATCGCATTGAGATCCTCGATCGAATGAACGATGTTGGTTCTTCTGTGGACGTTGATGAAATTCTTCGAAAGGAAGTAGAACGCCGCATCGGTCTCATAGATGGTTCCCTTGACTTCGGTGCCGTTTGGAACATCATAGAGATTCGACACATCCTTCTTGGTGATGCCGGCAATCCGCTGTATCACTTCGCGCTGGGGAATCATGGCCGCATCGATGGCGATCGAGGCAGGTACCTGGTTGATCAGGTGTTCTCCGGCGTGAAGAGGAATCGGAGAATCCGGAAAGAACGCCGCCCTGGTTTCATCGACCGAGTGACTTTCCAGATAATCGCTCATGATGACTTCGCGCATCTTCGGGTCCGCAGTCACCAGCAGCTGAAACAGATCGTACTTCACACGCATCCCGTAGGATTCAATCTTCTGACGGCAGCTGCGGCAGATAATATGGCCGTCCGGCAGCGTCTCTGTGTGCGTAAACAATCCCTTATATTCGTTGAAGCAGAAATCGCAGACTTTAGTTGACATGCTGAACTCCTCGCCTTTCCATATTATAATCGCCCTTGTTGAAATGCATCAGAAGGAGAAGAATCATGACTGTTCGCGCTTATCTGTTTGATCTGGACGATACGCTGGGCAACCGGCGCGTCTATGCCTATAAAACCTATG contains:
- a CDS encoding HAD family hydrolase; translation: MTDIEKTIRLIAADVDGTLVRDDRLMTRFTRDTICDLHRHGILFGIASGRDYHQLLEDNRLWNFDFPFDFVIGMNGGQVYIEREKKAYEYYLLSTSTLQKLLTMMAPLDLNPSMYIDPPDFMALRVDEGEMQSAERNHSNLIIAKDLSDFWQKPHAKVMYRINDPEKMNQAVAWADAHPSDLWHSVKTQTTMLEFMDPHVNKGMGLQKVSELLNVPLTGILAAGDMDNDVPMLKTAGYSVCMCNGCDEGKESADAVTRRSNNDDGLALWLRTAFPDYLKSDE
- a CDS encoding DUF4342 domain-containing protein — its product is METNNEFANEIVEKIKALVKEGNVAKINIWHNGEKKASFPVNAGLIGGVLMAAAAPWALVVAAIAAVGTKCCVEVEKKDGTIVNIYGHH
- a CDS encoding proline--tRNA ligase, producing the protein MRLKNSYFYTLKENAKDEDSVSSNLLVRAGYIKKSSAGVYMMLPLGWKVMKHIEEILREEMDRTDCQELLMPALIPEDIYVASGRRAGFGDSMFSLKDRKKQSYVLGPTHEELFAQAAKMKIKSYKDMPFSLYQLETKFRDEPRPRFGLIRTREFIMKDAYTFDVDEKSCDASYLKQYNAYKNIMERLHLNYRIVKADTGIMGGLLSEEFQAISPRGEDTIVLCSNNDLSSNIEVCPCVPEKPDHREEEKELTLVHTPNSGTIEEVTDFLHEPAKKFVKTLIYNIDGRPVAVMVRGDREVNETKLQKFYGAQSVELADAATVEEVTGAKVGFAGPIGIKCEVIADEEVLYMQNFVVGANKTDYHYQNVNLKDFKLDGHGDLRNIMEGDTCPKCGGKISFAHGIEVGNTFKLGTKYSKAMNLQYLDQNNQLQDVWMGSYGVGVARAMAAIVEQYNDENGIAWPADMAPYQAAIVLIAPKDETQSALAETMYQALQKNGIDTILDDRDARPGFKFKDMDLIGIPYRITVGKKAADDLVEFKVRGSDTSEDLTVEQAAAKVRELLDASIVHVDHQGEPHD
- a CDS encoding IMP dehydrogenase — translated: MATYYEEPSHTFSEYLLVPGLTEEVNTPANVSLKTPLVRFRKGEKPSLELNIPMVSAVMQSVSDDKLAIALAKEGGVSFIYGSQSIATQAAMVARVKNYKAGFVPSDSNVRPDTTIAEMLDLLAKTGHSTMAVTDDGTANGRLLGMLTSRDYRIGHVNPDQTVSEFMTPREKLVVGHLGDDLTACNDIIWEHKLNQLPIVDENDHLLYLVFRKDYDSHKEYPDEILDDEKRYVVGAGINTRDYEERVPALIKAGVDILVIDSSDGYTVWQKKTIDWIRAKYGNSVKIGAGNVIDEDGFNYLAEAGADFIKIGIGGGSICITRETKGIGRGQATAVQAVAKARDEWFRKTGVYIPICSDGGIVYDYHIVLALAMGADFVMLGRYFARFEEAPGQKLMVNGSYVKEYWGEGSNRARNWGRYDLGQGKKLTFEEGVDSYVPYAGFLKDNVDMTTAKIKSTMCNCGALTIPQLQQKARLTLVSPTSIVEGGAHDVIVKHHDEYNYNSH